One Setaria viridis chromosome 7, Setaria_viridis_v4.0, whole genome shotgun sequence genomic region harbors:
- the LOC117863093 gene encoding LOW QUALITY PROTEIN: probable long-chain-alcohol O-fatty-acyltransferase 4 (The sequence of the model RefSeq protein was modified relative to this genomic sequence to represent the inferred CDS: inserted 3 bases in 2 codons; deleted 3 bases in 2 codons) has protein sequence MELLQNSIPTVSLAVSATALYARRVXVRPGFLRLLTLLAVAAFLAAAPLAFTSFANIRGLAGFFLAWLGVFKVALLAAGRGPLNPDLPVHQFLFIAALPVKLTNGSSHHGHSKAAAASPKPKLAFLVSCAVKVAVLAAVLHAYQFIDRLHLYMRLALYGVHIYCFFDLLLPCIAAIGGALGMEMEPQFDRPYLASSLRDFWGRRWNLVVSAILRPSVYGPVRVRALPGKEAAAMATFLVSGLMHEAMVYYITLRSPTGEMTAFFLLHGACCVAEQLGERWWMGRGWPRPPRHVATLLVVVFVTGXAFWLFFPPICKEGSKEKLLEEWVALAGFITGAGGNLSGMFN, from the exons ATGGAGCTCCTGCAGAACAGCATCCCCACGGTGTCCCTGGCTGTCTCAGCCACGGCGCTGTACGCGCGCCGTG GCGTCCGCCCCGGCTTCCTCCGCCTACTCACGCTACTCGCGGTGGCTGCGTTCCTCGCAGCGGCACCCCTGGCTTTCACCTCCTTTGCCAACATCCGGGGCCTCGCGG GATTCTTCCTCGCATGGCTCGGCGTTTTCAAGGTCGCACTCCTGGCCGCCGGCCGTGGCCCGCTCAACCCTGACCTCCCCGTTCACCAGTTTCTCTTCATTGCAGCGCTACCTGTCAAGCTTACAAATGGCAGCAGCCATCACGGTCACAGCAAAGCCGCAGCAGCATCGCCCAAGCCCAAATTGGCGTTCCTTGTTTCTTGCGCAGTCAAGGTCGCAGTTCTAGCAGCCGTCCTCCATGCCTACCAGTTCATCGACCGGCTGCATCTGTACATGCGCCTGGCTCTGTACGGTGTCCACATCTACTGTTTCTTCGATCTCCTGCTCCCCTGCATCGCGGCCATCGGTGGTGCGCTCGGcatggagatggagccacaGTTCGACCGGCCGTACCTGGCGTCGTCCCTGCGCGATTTCTGG GGGCGACGGTGGAACCTCGTGGTGTCCGCCATCCTCCGGCCGTCGGTGTACGGCCCCGTACGA GTACGAGCGCTCCCCGGGAAGGAGGCTGCCGCCATGGCCACGTTCCTCGTCTCCGGGCTGATGCACGAGGCCATGGTGTACTACATCACCTTGCGGTCACCAACTGGTGAGATGACGGCGTTCTTCCTGCTGCACGGCGCGTGCTGCGTGGCCGAGCAGTTGGGCGAGCGGTGGTGGATGGGGAGGGGATGGCCACGGCCCCCGCGACACGTTGCCACGCTGctcgtggtggtgttcgtgacgGG AGCATTCTGGCTGTTCTTTCCGCCAATTTGCAAGGAAGGATCTAAGGAGAAGCTACTCGAGGAGTGGGTTGCGTTGGCAGGGTTCATCACGGGTGCTGGTGGGAATCTCTCCGGTATGTTTAATTAG